Proteins from one Listeria weihenstephanensis genomic window:
- a CDS encoding iron-hydroxamate ABC transporter substrate-binding protein, which yields MKKLILVLFTACLAVVLVACGSDQKADGKEDDKEGTRSYKMVNGKTVEIPKNPQRIVVTEYMGSLSALGIKPLGAASYVLKNPYLDAYKKGVEDIGEPASAEKVAELRPDLIIVAKEDEFEKMQKIAPTILIPYKAFDTIQDELTAIADIVGKQQEAKDWIADFEVTAEKARAKIKDAVGPDATFGLYEGNDKNLYVFADNWGRGGQVLYNALQLKAPEKIQKEVFTGEGYKQISIEVLPEFAADYMFIGQYIPEGSKNEEAIMQSSIWKDLPAYKAKRIFVMDFEQTFYYDPIAIKGQIDLFTDKILSQQ from the coding sequence ATGAAAAAATTAATTTTAGTGCTGTTTACAGCCTGTCTAGCGGTTGTTTTAGTGGCGTGTGGTTCAGATCAAAAGGCAGATGGGAAGGAAGATGACAAAGAGGGCACGCGTTCTTATAAGATGGTGAACGGTAAGACTGTGGAAATTCCGAAAAATCCGCAAAGAATTGTTGTGACGGAGTATATGGGCTCTTTGTCGGCCTTAGGAATTAAGCCATTGGGAGCGGCTTCTTATGTGCTGAAAAATCCGTATTTAGATGCGTATAAAAAAGGCGTCGAGGACATTGGTGAGCCAGCTTCTGCTGAAAAAGTAGCGGAATTACGACCTGATTTAATCATTGTGGCGAAGGAAGACGAATTTGAGAAAATGCAAAAAATTGCGCCAACCATCTTGATTCCGTATAAGGCGTTTGATACGATACAAGATGAACTAACGGCGATTGCAGATATCGTTGGAAAACAACAGGAAGCAAAAGATTGGATTGCAGATTTCGAAGTGACGGCAGAAAAAGCTAGAGCTAAAATTAAAGATGCGGTTGGTCCAGATGCAACGTTTGGGCTATATGAAGGAAATGATAAAAATCTGTACGTTTTCGCTGATAATTGGGGTCGAGGTGGACAAGTTCTTTATAACGCATTACAATTAAAGGCGCCGGAGAAAATTCAAAAAGAAGTATTTACAGGGGAAGGTTACAAGCAAATTTCGATAGAAGTGTTACCTGAGTTTGCGGCTGATTATATGTTTATAGGCCAGTATATACCTGAGGGTAGCAAAAATGAAGAGGCGATCATGCAGTCTAGTATTTGGAAAGACTTGCCGGCGTATAAAGCGAAACGTATTTTTGTGATGGATTTTGAGCAAACGTTTTACTATGATCCGATTGCGATAAAAGGTCAAATAGATCTCTTTACGGATAAAATTTTGAGTCAACAATAA
- a CDS encoding ISL3 family transposase, producing the protein MPDHFIIQLIGLENKNIQLLDYSIENHICHIHIQLKRKKHACPSCKTRTDRIKDYRTHTFQHLKVAEKRVYVHYRKRRYACSCGKSFDEKNQGLVARYQRFSTSWHQAALFHSISAPSFTYTARTFGTTAPKIMRLFDARTEAFSTPPVALPKVIAIDEFKGDTDKGKFQLIIADPMTRRPIDILENRRAKTIQRYLRERGHQVEMVIMDLSSTFKNAVQQALDKPVIIADSFHFSRYIYWALNKVRVRVQQRFSEKDRKHGKRIQKLLFKRSHKLDTAQKSIIRRYLSLHPDLQTAYTIKEAYQAWFDANKAQERRDVRQSLHDFYQLVQDKQLPEFIKAIGTFRRWETEIINAFIYPHLSNGFVEGINNRTKVIKRTSYGYQNFSRFRAKILAQHFIKNFDISVG; encoded by the coding sequence ATGCCAGACCATTTTATCATACAACTCATCGGTTTAGAAAATAAAAACATCCAACTTCTTGATTATTCGATTGAAAATCATATCTGCCACATTCATATCCAACTAAAACGAAAAAAACATGCCTGCCCCTCTTGTAAAACACGGACAGATCGCATTAAAGACTATCGTACGCACACTTTCCAACATCTAAAAGTCGCAGAAAAACGTGTCTATGTGCACTATCGAAAACGCAGATATGCTTGTTCCTGCGGAAAATCATTTGATGAAAAAAATCAAGGACTTGTGGCACGCTATCAGCGTTTTTCGACATCTTGGCATCAAGCAGCCCTTTTCCATAGTATCTCTGCCCCCTCCTTTACCTATACTGCCAGAACGTTTGGAACCACCGCACCTAAAATTATGCGCCTATTCGACGCGCGTACAGAAGCCTTTTCCACGCCTCCCGTCGCTCTTCCTAAAGTCATCGCTATCGATGAGTTCAAGGGAGATACCGACAAAGGCAAATTCCAACTCATTATCGCTGACCCCATGACTCGTCGCCCCATTGATATCTTAGAAAACCGTCGCGCCAAAACCATTCAACGTTATTTAAGAGAACGCGGGCATCAGGTAGAGATGGTTATCATGGATTTGAGCTCGACCTTCAAAAACGCTGTGCAACAAGCTCTTGACAAACCAGTTATTATTGCCGATTCTTTCCACTTCTCTCGCTACATCTATTGGGCGCTGAATAAAGTCCGCGTTCGTGTCCAACAGCGTTTTTCAGAAAAAGATCGAAAACACGGGAAACGGATACAAAAACTCCTTTTCAAGCGATCTCATAAGCTGGATACAGCGCAAAAAAGCATCATTCGCCGTTACTTAAGCTTGCACCCTGATCTACAAACCGCCTACACCATCAAGGAAGCCTATCAGGCTTGGTTTGATGCCAATAAAGCACAAGAACGCCGCGACGTTCGTCAATCCTTACACGATTTCTATCAACTCGTACAAGACAAACAGCTTCCAGAATTCATAAAAGCTATCGGTACTTTCCGACGCTGGGAAACAGAAATCATCAATGCCTTCATTTACCCACATCTGTCCAATGGTTTCGTAGAAGGAATTAACAACCGAACCAAGGTCATCAAGCGTACTTCTTATGGCTATCAAAACTTTTCACGGTTCCGCGCCAAAATACTTGCCCAGCACTTTATCAAAAATTTTGACATTTCTGTAGGCTAA
- a CDS encoding NUDIX hydrolase yields the protein MDSLEEKTVKSETIFEGKIVKLVVDDVVLPNGAMSKREIVKHPGAVAVIAITPENKMIMVEQFRKPLENTIVEIPAGKIEPNEAPELTAGRELEEETGYKTEDLTHLVSFYTSPGFADELLHIYLAGDIHKQANPLQADEDEFVNILEVSLDEALQLIEENVICDAKTVYAVQYWQLRNAIN from the coding sequence ATGGATTCATTAGAGGAAAAGACGGTAAAATCAGAGACTATTTTTGAAGGCAAAATTGTTAAATTAGTGGTGGACGATGTTGTTTTGCCAAATGGTGCGATGAGTAAGCGTGAAATCGTGAAGCATCCAGGGGCTGTTGCGGTTATTGCGATTACACCAGAAAATAAAATGATCATGGTGGAACAGTTCCGTAAACCTTTGGAAAATACAATCGTAGAAATCCCAGCTGGAAAAATTGAACCAAATGAGGCGCCAGAATTAACGGCAGGCCGTGAGTTAGAAGAGGAAACGGGATATAAAACAGAAGATCTGACGCATCTTGTTTCATTTTATACCTCACCTGGTTTTGCGGATGAGCTGTTACATATTTATTTAGCGGGAGATATACACAAACAAGCGAACCCACTACAGGCAGATGAGGATGAATTTGTGAACATTTTGGAAGTAAGCTTGGACGAAGCGTTACAGTTAATAGAAGAAAACGTGATTTGTGATGCAAAAACAGTGTATGCGGTACAATATTGGCAATTACGAAACGCGATAAACTAA
- a CDS encoding ABC transporter ATP-binding protein, producing the protein MNNLKTDNLQIAYDKRVIVDALNIEIPKGKITALVGANGSGKSTILKTMSRLMKPSKGNVFLDGKAIHRQSTKEIAKQLAILPQNPSAPEGLTVTELVSYGRSPHQSGLKSMSVKDRDMIAWAIRVTSLGDFADRSIDSLSGGQRQRAWIAMALAQETDILFLDEPTTFLDMTHQLEVLMLLKQLNLTENRTIVMVVHDLNHASRFADHMIAIRSGQVISEGSPVHVMTEKTLEDVFGIKADIMLDPRTGVPLCLPYETCQACEIRQVATKIAGEMIVKLV; encoded by the coding sequence ATGAATAATTTAAAAACAGACAATTTGCAAATAGCATACGATAAACGCGTCATAGTCGATGCTTTAAATATCGAGATACCAAAAGGCAAAATTACAGCTCTTGTAGGCGCTAATGGTTCTGGGAAATCCACGATTCTAAAAACGATGTCCCGCCTTATGAAGCCGTCCAAAGGTAACGTTTTTCTTGATGGCAAAGCGATTCATCGCCAATCGACCAAAGAAATCGCCAAACAACTAGCGATTCTACCACAAAACCCAAGCGCACCAGAAGGTTTAACCGTTACGGAACTCGTTTCTTACGGCAGGTCTCCCCATCAAAGCGGTTTAAAATCCATGTCCGTAAAAGACCGTGACATGATTGCTTGGGCTATTCGAGTAACAAGTTTAGGTGATTTTGCAGACCGTTCCATCGATAGCTTGTCAGGTGGACAACGCCAACGTGCTTGGATTGCAATGGCACTCGCACAAGAAACCGATATCCTCTTTTTAGATGAGCCAACCACGTTTCTCGATATGACCCATCAATTAGAAGTCTTAATGCTTCTCAAACAATTGAACCTAACAGAAAATCGGACAATCGTGATGGTTGTCCACGACTTAAACCATGCGTCCCGTTTTGCCGACCATATGATCGCGATCCGATCTGGTCAAGTCATCTCAGAAGGAAGTCCAGTCCATGTCATGACCGAAAAAACACTAGAAGACGTTTTTGGAATTAAGGCCGATATTATGCTTGATCCGCGTACCGGCGTACCTCTTTGCCTGCCATACGAGACATGCCAAGCCTGTGAGATTCGCCAAGTCGCAACTAAGATTGCAGGTGAGATGATTGTCAAACTTGTATGA
- a CDS encoding FecCD family ABC transporter permease: protein MKTKELSQLKTRPVMATVILTAGVGLLIISAFVGIAVGAADIDLATVWDALLHYNKALTTHQIIWELRIPRVLADMMVGAAFAVAGAVMQGMTRNPLADSGLLGLNAGSAFMISVCFAFLPGLSYNYLILFSFLGAALGCFMVFGVSSLVRGGLSPTRLVLAGAAVASLLTALSEGIAIYFKLSQDLAFWFAGGVAGVTWTQVAVVWPWLIGSLLAAVLMSKSVTILSLGDDIAVGLGQNTTRAKLILMLIVLILAGLAVSVVGPVGFIGLIVPHLVRYMVGVDYRWIIPCSAIVGALLTLYADIGARMVNPPYETPISVIFALIGVPFFLYVARKERRSL, encoded by the coding sequence ATGAAAACAAAGGAGCTTTCTCAATTAAAGACGCGCCCAGTGATGGCAACGGTTATTTTGACTGCTGGCGTGGGATTACTTATTATTTCTGCTTTTGTTGGCATTGCTGTGGGAGCCGCGGACATTGATTTAGCGACTGTATGGGATGCTTTGTTACATTATAATAAGGCTTTAACAACACATCAAATTATTTGGGAGTTGCGGATTCCTCGTGTTCTGGCGGATATGATGGTTGGGGCGGCTTTTGCAGTTGCAGGTGCTGTAATGCAGGGGATGACGCGAAATCCTTTGGCAGACAGTGGGTTGCTTGGATTGAATGCGGGATCTGCGTTTATGATCTCCGTTTGTTTTGCGTTTCTTCCAGGGCTTAGCTACAATTATTTGATTCTGTTTTCATTTTTAGGCGCAGCGCTTGGTTGCTTCATGGTTTTTGGCGTCAGTTCGCTGGTTCGAGGTGGGCTTTCTCCGACACGACTCGTTTTGGCGGGGGCTGCGGTTGCATCTTTGTTGACGGCTTTGAGTGAGGGAATTGCGATTTATTTCAAATTAAGCCAGGATTTGGCATTTTGGTTCGCTGGTGGAGTCGCTGGCGTTACGTGGACGCAAGTAGCTGTCGTTTGGCCATGGTTAATTGGTTCGCTTTTGGCGGCTGTTTTGATGAGTAAGTCGGTCACGATTTTAAGTCTTGGTGATGATATTGCGGTGGGATTGGGACAAAATACGACACGCGCTAAATTAATATTGATGTTGATTGTATTAATCTTGGCAGGACTTGCGGTTTCAGTTGTTGGTCCGGTTGGATTTATCGGTTTGATTGTGCCGCATCTCGTTCGTTATATGGTGGGTGTTGATTATCGTTGGATTATTCCGTGTTCGGCCATCGTTGGAGCCTTACTGACGCTGTATGCTGATATTGGTGCGCGAATGGTGAATCCACCGTATGAGACGCCTATCAGTGTGATTTTTGCGCTTATTGGTGTTCCTTTCTTCCTTTATGTAGCTCGTAAAGAAAGGAGGAGTCTGTGA
- a CDS encoding NAD(P)/FAD-dependent oxidoreductase codes for MSNLYDVTIIGGGPVGLFTAFYSGLRSLKTKIIDAEPAVGGKISYFYPEKIIRDIGGIPAIAGHELVKNLHEQAKTFQPTIQCGERITELFKLPDGTFQIISETGKEHYSKTVIIAAGSGTYEANPLEASGSETFADQIFYDIKNIARFQDKTVIVSGGGNSAIDWAQTLEPFVKEVHLIYRGENFKGHEERVKELHDSSVYVHVNHEITALQGNLDELTTCVIHCNKDGNTSRLSADAILVNHGVKVNLGSMLDWGFETSDYGITVNQEMETTIPGIFACGDIANYPRKMRIIAAGLHEGPIALNSAKNYLDPSADEVAMVSTHHESFDKI; via the coding sequence TTGTCAAACTTGTATGATGTAACCATTATCGGCGGAGGTCCCGTAGGATTATTCACAGCCTTTTACAGCGGTCTTCGCTCCCTTAAAACAAAAATCATCGACGCTGAACCTGCAGTTGGCGGGAAAATTAGCTATTTTTATCCTGAAAAAATCATCCGTGATATTGGCGGTATTCCAGCAATCGCAGGACACGAACTTGTGAAAAACCTGCATGAGCAAGCAAAAACCTTCCAACCAACGATCCAGTGTGGCGAACGAATCACCGAACTCTTTAAACTTCCAGATGGCACATTCCAAATAATCTCCGAAACTGGCAAGGAGCATTATAGCAAAACCGTTATCATCGCAGCTGGTAGTGGGACTTATGAAGCAAACCCACTGGAAGCGTCTGGTAGCGAAACCTTTGCCGATCAAATATTTTATGACATTAAAAACATTGCCCGCTTCCAAGATAAAACCGTCATCGTTTCAGGCGGTGGAAATTCTGCAATTGACTGGGCACAAACGTTAGAACCCTTTGTCAAAGAAGTTCACTTAATCTATCGCGGTGAGAATTTTAAAGGACATGAAGAACGCGTCAAAGAGTTGCACGATTCCTCCGTTTATGTACATGTCAATCATGAAATTACCGCATTACAAGGAAACCTAGACGAACTAACAACCTGCGTTATCCACTGCAATAAAGACGGCAATACATCGAGACTCTCAGCGGATGCTATTCTTGTCAACCATGGCGTCAAAGTAAACCTCGGTTCCATGCTTGATTGGGGCTTCGAAACATCCGATTATGGTATTACCGTTAATCAAGAAATGGAAACAACTATCCCAGGCATATTCGCGTGTGGTGATATTGCTAATTATCCCCGTAAAATGCGCATCATTGCAGCAGGTCTTCATGAAGGCCCCATCGCACTTAACAGCGCAAAAAATTATCTTGACCCAAGCGCGGATGAAGTCGCTATGGTCAGCACTCATCATGAAAGTTTCGATAAAATCTAA
- a CDS encoding ABC transporter permease, with product MNILKIEWKTHFKSLLVWSGVVALILGMFMAFFPSMSSSGMQELVNTKIDALPKEMMNVLHISSMADLTKIDAYFAYVFQYIFIAACVYAAMIGAQALVKEETDGTIEFLYAQPITRSELVAWKMVGNVISFVAFWVITFVISSILVIFLKQDGANTGDLMKSLVRIFSSELLIAVLFMMAGFCFSAVVHSAKQATPVALGLVFFTYILGILSGLNDHVDFFKYFSPINFAIPSDLLAAPMESVNVWIASIALLIFAVLTFVLYKKKDLKV from the coding sequence ATGAACATTTTAAAAATTGAGTGGAAAACACATTTCAAGAGTCTACTCGTTTGGTCGGGTGTTGTGGCGCTTATTCTAGGCATGTTTATGGCGTTTTTTCCTAGCATGAGTTCAAGCGGTATGCAGGAATTGGTGAATACGAAGATCGATGCGTTACCGAAAGAAATGATGAACGTTTTGCATATTAGTTCAATGGCTGATTTGACGAAAATTGATGCTTATTTTGCGTATGTTTTTCAATATATTTTTATTGCGGCGTGTGTGTATGCTGCGATGATTGGGGCTCAAGCGCTTGTAAAGGAAGAAACGGACGGTACGATTGAATTTTTATATGCGCAGCCGATTACGCGTTCGGAACTCGTTGCGTGGAAAATGGTTGGGAATGTGATTTCTTTTGTGGCTTTTTGGGTGATTACGTTTGTTATTTCGTCGATACTTGTTATTTTTTTGAAGCAAGATGGTGCGAATACTGGAGATTTGATGAAGTCTCTTGTGCGGATTTTTTCTAGTGAACTGCTTATTGCGGTGTTGTTTATGATGGCTGGTTTTTGTTTTTCAGCGGTTGTGCATTCGGCAAAACAGGCGACTCCTGTGGCATTGGGACTTGTTTTCTTCACGTATATTTTGGGAATTTTATCTGGACTCAATGATCATGTGGATTTCTTTAAATATTTTTCACCGATTAACTTTGCGATTCCGTCTGATCTTTTAGCAGCACCTATGGAGAGTGTGAATGTTTGGATTGCGTCGATTGCGCTACTCATTTTTGCGGTATTAACGTTTGTTTTGTATAAGAAAAAGGATTTGAAAGTGTGA
- a CDS encoding 5-bromo-4-chloroindolyl phosphate hydrolysis family protein, with protein MVVFKKFMAFTGSIVLTLVLFGILANIFVNNWLLISIVTLVVAAVLFFFSARAGDKAHAIQTGLTKKEYKYIRINLEESRAKILRLQKITSAHRTLFTFQERDKTLLLTKRIYGIVKEEPKRFYDAEDFFFSHLDSLVELTEKYAFLDSQPVKDKKIYQTLSDTRSLLNDLGRVIEKDLFSLLNKDVSSLDFELEVAKNSISKQEKKFERRTPK; from the coding sequence ATGGTAGTTTTTAAAAAATTTATGGCCTTCACCGGCTCGATCGTTCTGACACTTGTTTTGTTCGGTATTCTGGCAAACATTTTCGTGAATAACTGGTTACTTATTAGCATCGTGACGCTTGTCGTTGCTGCTGTCCTATTCTTCTTTTCTGCCAGAGCTGGAGATAAGGCACATGCTATTCAGACTGGTCTTACAAAGAAAGAATATAAATACATTCGCATCAACTTGGAAGAATCACGTGCGAAGATACTTCGTCTCCAAAAAATTACGTCTGCACATCGCACTTTGTTTACTTTCCAAGAACGCGATAAGACACTACTACTAACAAAACGTATTTATGGCATCGTGAAAGAAGAACCAAAACGTTTCTATGATGCGGAAGACTTTTTCTTCTCCCATCTTGATTCCCTTGTTGAACTTACTGAAAAATATGCTTTCCTAGATAGCCAACCTGTAAAAGACAAGAAGATTTACCAAACACTTTCTGATACGCGCTCCCTACTTAACGATTTAGGTCGCGTTATCGAGAAAGATCTCTTCTCACTTCTAAATAAAGATGTTTCGAGTCTTGATTTTGAATTAGAAGTAGCAAAAAACTCAATCTCCAAACAAGAGAAGAAATTTGAAAGGAGAACACCAAAATGA
- a CDS encoding TetR/AcrR family transcriptional regulator → MDDKRDKILKVAVEEFAEHGYKAASTNQICEVAGVSKGLIFHYFGSKEKLYTAAVEYSIDLAMVEVPVSDMPVGDFVQMAIWSTKQKLDFSKKYPAVFQLIMQSFASPPPEIAEKLASYYAELMNIQDIYVNQIFENITLRADVAYEDAHDVVVGLFEYTIKLATEYMQGHPDATMEEMQPLGDKFMNMMAIVERGMVEK, encoded by the coding sequence ATGGATGATAAGCGTGATAAAATTTTAAAAGTTGCGGTGGAAGAGTTTGCAGAACACGGTTATAAGGCAGCGAGCACGAATCAAATTTGTGAGGTTGCTGGTGTTTCGAAAGGGCTTATTTTTCATTATTTTGGCTCGAAGGAAAAGTTATACACGGCAGCTGTAGAGTATTCGATTGATTTAGCGATGGTGGAGGTACCGGTTAGCGATATGCCGGTGGGAGATTTTGTGCAGATGGCGATCTGGTCGACGAAGCAAAAATTGGATTTTAGTAAAAAGTATCCAGCGGTGTTTCAATTGATTATGCAGTCATTTGCGAGCCCACCGCCAGAAATTGCTGAAAAATTGGCATCATATTATGCGGAATTGATGAATATACAAGATATTTATGTGAATCAGATTTTTGAGAATATAACGTTGCGTGCGGATGTTGCTTATGAAGATGCACATGATGTGGTGGTGGGGCTTTTTGAATATACGATTAAACTAGCGACGGAGTACATGCAAGGACACCCAGATGCTACGATGGAGGAAATGCAACCTTTGGGTGATAAGTTTATGAATATGATGGCTATCGTCGAACGTGGTATGGTTGAAAAATAG
- a CDS encoding FecCD family ABC transporter permease, whose amino-acid sequence MMGTTTERKVMRRRIYISIILALLLVSIFIFSVNAGYSKIPFVDVVKTLFGQGSAQDTLIISQFRLPRIVIAVMVGAGLAVSGAILQAVSQNSLADPGILGINNGAGLAVMLYISYFPSTLDVPVMFMPLIGFTGAILTAFIVYGLSYSRKEGLLPNRLVLTGVAVSAAVAALMTLLTIRLDPENYQVVAEWIAGNIWASSWQYVFALLPWLVVLGTVAAFKVKTLDILGFGDQVATGLGVKTEKEKVILLVVAVALAAACVSVSGGIAFIGLIGPHIARRLVGSGHRWVLPISALIGALLLLVADTIGRLIVQPSEIFAGIVVAVIGAPYFLYLLAKAK is encoded by the coding sequence ATGATGGGAACAACGACAGAACGAAAAGTGATGCGACGTCGTATTTATATTTCGATTATTTTGGCCCTATTACTCGTTAGTATTTTTATTTTCAGTGTCAACGCAGGCTATTCTAAAATTCCGTTTGTTGACGTTGTTAAAACACTATTTGGGCAAGGTTCGGCGCAAGATACGCTCATTATTTCGCAGTTTCGTTTGCCGCGGATTGTGATTGCGGTTATGGTTGGTGCAGGACTTGCGGTATCAGGTGCAATTTTGCAGGCGGTATCTCAAAATAGTTTGGCAGATCCGGGAATTCTCGGCATCAATAATGGCGCGGGACTTGCGGTGATGCTTTATATTTCTTATTTCCCATCGACGCTAGACGTTCCGGTAATGTTTATGCCGCTTATCGGGTTTACAGGTGCGATTTTGACCGCTTTTATCGTGTACGGCCTTTCTTATAGTCGAAAAGAAGGATTACTACCTAATCGGCTAGTTTTGACGGGTGTTGCTGTTTCAGCCGCCGTAGCCGCGCTTATGACGTTGTTAACGATTCGCCTTGACCCTGAGAATTATCAAGTGGTTGCGGAATGGATTGCAGGGAACATTTGGGCGAGTAGTTGGCAATATGTTTTCGCGCTGTTACCTTGGCTGGTCGTGCTTGGAACAGTAGCGGCGTTTAAAGTAAAGACGCTTGATATACTCGGATTTGGTGATCAAGTAGCAACAGGGCTTGGCGTGAAAACGGAGAAGGAAAAGGTGATTTTACTTGTTGTAGCAGTTGCTCTTGCTGCGGCTTGTGTATCTGTTAGTGGTGGTATTGCGTTTATTGGCTTAATTGGGCCGCATATTGCGAGAAGGCTTGTTGGAAGTGGACATCGCTGGGTATTGCCAATTTCCGCCTTAATCGGAGCCTTATTATTACTTGTGGCAGATACGATTGGCCGCCTTATCGTGCAACCATCAGAAATTTTTGCGGGTATTGTTGTGGCTGTGATTGGTGCGCCGTACTTCCTTTACTTACTGGCAAAAGCTAAATGA
- a CDS encoding ABC transporter ATP-binding protein, translated as MKAIEITDLTKFYHKKKAIEGVNLTVDEGELFGFIGPNGAGKSTTIKLLLNFIYASSGHATVLGKDIVKESAAIKKMVGYVPSEVRYYPQMTANDIIGFAAKFHQIDQATIQMKRYYEMFDIDPHKRFGDMSLGNKKKVAIVAGLITKPKLLILDEPTNGLDPLMQHHLFKEMTRQNKEDGMTIFLSSHNLREIQEYSSRAAFIRDGQIVALENIADKEMAGKVIVLKGNDLPVTALVNAGAKVVETTETTARLTFDGNVQTVLPILSADGIKDLSITNQELEDKFLTLYEGGKTK; from the coding sequence ATGAAGGCGATAGAGATAACGGATTTGACGAAATTTTATCATAAGAAGAAAGCGATTGAAGGCGTGAATTTGACCGTAGATGAGGGCGAATTATTTGGATTTATTGGACCAAATGGCGCTGGAAAGTCAACAACGATCAAGTTGCTGCTTAATTTTATTTATGCGTCAAGTGGGCATGCCACCGTTTTAGGGAAAGATATTGTGAAGGAATCGGCTGCTATTAAAAAGATGGTCGGTTATGTACCGAGTGAGGTTCGTTATTACCCGCAAATGACGGCGAACGATATTATTGGTTTTGCTGCGAAATTCCACCAGATTGATCAAGCGACGATTCAGATGAAGCGCTATTATGAGATGTTTGATATTGATCCACATAAGCGTTTTGGGGATATGTCACTTGGAAATAAGAAAAAAGTGGCGATTGTTGCTGGTCTAATTACAAAGCCGAAGTTATTGATTCTTGATGAGCCGACGAATGGGTTGGATCCTTTGATGCAACATCATCTTTTTAAAGAAATGACGCGTCAAAATAAAGAAGATGGTATGACGATCTTTTTATCTAGTCATAATTTGCGGGAGATTCAGGAATATAGTTCGCGTGCGGCGTTTATTCGCGATGGCCAAATTGTTGCGTTAGAAAATATTGCGGATAAGGAAATGGCTGGGAAGGTTATTGTGCTTAAAGGGAATGATCTGCCAGTGACGGCGCTTGTGAATGCGGGAGCGAAAGTGGTAGAAACAACGGAAACGACTGCGCGACTCACGTTTGATGGAAATGTGCAGACGGTATTACCGATTCTTAGTGCCGATGGGATAAAGGATTTATCTATTACAAATCAAGAGTTGGAAGATAAATTCTTGACGCTCTATGAAGGAGGGAAGACAAAATGA
- a CDS encoding VOC family protein, with product MTAIFLHFTGNCRDALNYYTSIFEVEAKGVATYGDAPKNSDEPGQSNGNTDKIMYSEIDVRGTRVMLSDMPDGIPATVGDNVSIVIESDDLDDLKTLYAKFEQDSQIYMPLEPTFWSDGYAMIADKFGIQWHFSYGEFRTNEGL from the coding sequence ATGACAGCTATTTTTCTACATTTTACGGGGAATTGTCGGGACGCTTTGAATTATTACACATCTATTTTTGAGGTGGAGGCAAAGGGTGTCGCTACGTATGGAGATGCTCCAAAAAATTCAGATGAACCGGGACAAAGCAATGGAAATACGGATAAAATCATGTATAGTGAGATCGATGTCAGGGGTACTCGTGTGATGTTATCTGATATGCCTGACGGGATCCCTGCTACGGTTGGCGATAATGTTAGTATTGTGATTGAAAGTGATGATTTGGATGATTTAAAAACACTTTATGCTAAATTTGAGCAGGATAGTCAAATTTACATGCCATTAGAACCGACTTTTTGGAGCGATGGCTATGCTATGATTGCTGATAAATTCGGGATACAATGGCATTTTAGTTATGGAGAGTTTCGCACGAATGAAGGATTATAA
- a CDS encoding homing endonuclease associated repeat-containing protein: protein MSDRVAVTKEQIIEELQQMVKVQGRVPRTSMYPNFERARRLFGSWPNALKAAGLENEQKRSYKEEFLTAEVQRLAQELGRPPISGPHEFPLYMSVMEYYDSWEDFLEHAGLRKYASEDEGAEVKEKLILDILQMEKIMRRFPTMSEFKDYRLVRYYFGSWKAFKAACEEKKMELS from the coding sequence ATGAGTGATAGAGTGGCTGTGACAAAAGAGCAAATTATAGAGGAATTACAGCAAATGGTGAAAGTGCAGGGGCGTGTTCCGAGGACGAGCATGTATCCGAACTTCGAAAGAGCAAGGCGACTCTTTGGTTCTTGGCCAAATGCATTAAAAGCGGCAGGCCTGGAAAATGAGCAAAAACGTTCGTATAAGGAAGAGTTCTTAACTGCTGAGGTACAGCGACTTGCGCAAGAATTAGGACGTCCGCCGATCAGTGGCCCGCATGAGTTTCCACTGTATATGTCTGTTATGGAATATTATGATTCATGGGAAGATTTCTTGGAACACGCTGGGCTAAGAAAATATGCCAGCGAAGATGAGGGCGCGGAAGTGAAGGAAAAGCTGATTCTTGATATTTTGCAGATGGAGAAAATTATGCGACGCTTTCCAACGATGAGTGAATTTAAAGATTACCGATTGGTTCGTTATTATTTTGGCAGCTGGAAGGCTTTTAAAGCAGCTTGTGAAGAGAAGAAGATGGAACTTTCCTAA